A region from the Gossypium hirsutum isolate 1008001.06 chromosome A08, Gossypium_hirsutum_v2.1, whole genome shotgun sequence genome encodes:
- the LOC121205031 gene encoding uncharacterized protein → MAPYEALYGRRCRTPSCWTELGERWVLGLEIVSDIEDKVKLIRDRLKAALDRQKYYVDLKCKEIEYSMGDLVFFKVSLWKKLALELDWIRDEFHVSMLRCYRSDPTHVILTGEVEVSLDLTFEEEPIQILYHDVKVLRKKSVPLVKVLWHNHSSEEATWEPEEAMR, encoded by the exons atggcaccatacgaggcaCTATATGgccgtaggtgtcgtactccttcgtgttggactgagttgggcgagcggtGGGTTCTGGGCCTTGAAATAGTTTCTGATATCGAGGATAAAGTTAAACTGATTCGGGATCGACTGAAAGCGGCATTAGATAGGCAGAAGTATTATGTAGATCTGAAGTGTAAAGAGATtgagtactctatgggggacttgGTATTTTTCAAGGTCTCGctatggaagaag TTAGCTCTAGAATTGGACTGGATTCGTGATGAgttccatgtctctatgttgaggtgctaccgctctgatcccacacaTGTTATTTTGACTGGGGAGGTTGAGGTTAGCCtagatctgacctttgaggaggagccgatTCAGATCCTATACCATGATGTTAAGGTCCTGAGGAAAAAGTCTGTTCCACTAGTTAAGGTACTTTGGCATAATCACAGTTcggaggaggccacgtgggaacctgaggaggcgATGCGATGA